The following are encoded in a window of Salvelinus fontinalis isolate EN_2023a chromosome 40, ASM2944872v1, whole genome shotgun sequence genomic DNA:
- the LOC129839883 gene encoding zinc finger protein 883-like isoform X1 — protein MSSLNYSLPAEEETVCWTEKEALIKEEEEEEDVTIQKQVEGEVVTGKEEEKEVTVKDEEDSVFEVKAEEGENTVSSEEEEEETGYLGPISQTQFKASSGSKDELSHKMVLRNRAVITTGERRDYRGSSGEPQQPHDADEAEKSLSTSEHFKKHQQRSTGKKSHCCSDCGKRFTSAGITIHQKIHTVEKPYSCQCGKSFTHSTSLITHQRTHTGEKSYSCTQCGKSFTQLSNLISHQRTHTGEKPYSCGQCGKSFGQSSTLTLHQRIHTGEKSYSCTQCGKSFTQLSNLISHQRTHTGEKPYSCNECVKSFIHLSSLMSHKRTHTGEKSYSCTQCGKSFDTSSHLIVHQRIHTGEKPYSCGQCGKSFTTSAQLTLHQRTHTGEKPYSCYQCGKSFTTSAQLTLHQRIHTGEKPYSCGQCGKSFTTSAQLTLHQRTHTGEKPYSCYQCGKSFTTSAQLTLHQRTHIGEKPYSCDQCGKSFAASSTLTLHHRIHTGEKPYSCDQCGKSFGRSGQLTSHQRIHTGEKSYSCAQCGKSFGRSGQLTSHQRIHTGDKSYTCGQCGKSFTTSSILTVHQRTHTGDKPYTCGQCGKSFTTSSSLTVHQRIHTGEKPHSCDQCGKRYTDKRSLIKPQKIHGVVS, from the exons atgagttcactaaattactctcttcctgctgaagaagagacggtctgctggacggagaaagaagctctcatcaaagaggaggaggaagaagaggatgttacaatacaaaaacaagtagagggtgaggttgttacagggaaagaagaagagaaa gaggttacagtaaaagatgaggaggattcagtttttgaagtgaaagcggaggagggggagaatacggtctcatcggaagaagaggaggaggaaactggatatctgggcccgatttcccaaacgcaatttaaggcatccagtggttctaaagatgaacttagccataagatggttttgagaaaccgggccgtgattaccactg gagagagacgggactaccgtgggtcctctggggagcctcaacaacctcatgatgctgacgaggcagagaagagtctctccacatcagaacacttcaagaaacaccagcagagatccacagggaagaaatctcactgctgctctgattgtgggaagagattcacctcagcAGGCATTACAATTCATCAGAAAATCCACACagtagagaaaccttatagctgtcaatgtgggaagagttttactcattcaaccagcctgataacacaccagagaacacacacaggagagaaatcgtatagctgtactcaatgtggtaagagttttactcagctaagcaaccttatatcacaccagagaacacacacaggagagaaaccatatagctgtggtcaatgtgggaagagttttggtcaatctagcactctgactctacaccaaagaatacacacaggagagaaatcttatagctgtactcaatgtggtaagagttttactcagctaagcaacctgatatcacaccagagaacacacacaggagagaaaccatatagctgtaaTGAATGTGTGAAGAGTTTTATTCATCTAAGCAGCTTGATGTcacacaagagaacacacacaggagagaaatcttatagctgtactcaatgtgggaagagttttgatacatctagccatcttattgtacaccagagaatacacacaggagagaaaccttatagctgtggtcaatgtgggaagagttttactacatctgcccaactgactctacaccagagaacacacacaggagagaaaccttatagctgctatcaatgtgggaagagttttactacatctgcccaactgactctacaccagagaatacacacaggagagaaaccttatagctgtggtcaatgtgggaagagttttactacatctgcccaactgactctacaccagagaacacacacaggagagaaaccttatagctgctatcaatgtgggaagagttttactacatctgcccaactgactctacaccagagaacacacataggagagaaaccttatagctgtgatcaatgtgggaagagttttgctgcatctagcactctgactctacaccatagaatacacacaggagagaaaccttatagctgtgatcaatgtggaaagagttttggtcgatctggccagctgacatcacaccagagaatacacacaggagagaaatcttatagctgtgctcaatgtggaaagagttttggtcgatctggccagctgacatcacaccagagaatacacacaggagataaatcttatacctgtggtcaatgtgggaagagttttactacatctagcattctgactgtacaccagagaacacacacaggagataaaccttatacctgtggtcaatgtgggaagagttttactacatctagctctctgactgtacaccagagaatacacacgggagagaaacctcatagctgtgatcaatgtgggaagaggtacactgataaaagatctctgattaaACCTCAGAAAATAcatggagttgtttcatga
- the LOC129839883 gene encoding zinc finger protein 420-like isoform X3, with protein MVLRNRAVITTGERRDYRGSSGEPQQPHDADEAEKSLSTSEHFKKHQQRSTGKKSHCCSDCGKRFTSAGITIHQKIHTVEKPYSCQCGKSFTHSTSLITHQRTHTGEKSYSCTQCGKSFTQLSNLISHQRTHTGEKPYSCGQCGKSFGQSSTLTLHQRIHTGEKSYSCTQCGKSFTQLSNLISHQRTHTGEKPYSCNECVKSFIHLSSLMSHKRTHTGEKSYSCTQCGKSFDTSSHLIVHQRIHTGEKPYSCGQCGKSFTTSAQLTLHQRTHTGEKPYSCYQCGKSFTTSAQLTLHQRIHTGEKPYSCGQCGKSFTTSAQLTLHQRTHTGEKPYSCYQCGKSFTTSAQLTLHQRTHIGEKPYSCDQCGKSFAASSTLTLHHRIHTGEKPYSCDQCGKSFGRSGQLTSHQRIHTGEKSYSCAQCGKSFGRSGQLTSHQRIHTGDKSYTCGQCGKSFTTSSILTVHQRTHTGDKPYTCGQCGKSFTTSSSLTVHQRIHTGEKPHSCDQCGKRYTDKRSLIKPQKIHGVVS; from the exons atggttttgagaaaccgggccgtgattaccactg gagagagacgggactaccgtgggtcctctggggagcctcaacaacctcatgatgctgacgaggcagagaagagtctctccacatcagaacacttcaagaaacaccagcagagatccacagggaagaaatctcactgctgctctgattgtgggaagagattcacctcagcAGGCATTACAATTCATCAGAAAATCCACACagtagagaaaccttatagctgtcaatgtgggaagagttttactcattcaaccagcctgataacacaccagagaacacacacaggagagaaatcgtatagctgtactcaatgtggtaagagttttactcagctaagcaaccttatatcacaccagagaacacacacaggagagaaaccatatagctgtggtcaatgtgggaagagttttggtcaatctagcactctgactctacaccaaagaatacacacaggagagaaatcttatagctgtactcaatgtggtaagagttttactcagctaagcaacctgatatcacaccagagaacacacacaggagagaaaccatatagctgtaaTGAATGTGTGAAGAGTTTTATTCATCTAAGCAGCTTGATGTcacacaagagaacacacacaggagagaaatcttatagctgtactcaatgtgggaagagttttgatacatctagccatcttattgtacaccagagaatacacacaggagagaaaccttatagctgtggtcaatgtgggaagagttttactacatctgcccaactgactctacaccagagaacacacacaggagagaaaccttatagctgctatcaatgtgggaagagttttactacatctgcccaactgactctacaccagagaatacacacaggagagaaaccttatagctgtggtcaatgtgggaagagttttactacatctgcccaactgactctacaccagagaacacacacaggagagaaaccttatagctgctatcaatgtgggaagagttttactacatctgcccaactgactctacaccagagaacacacataggagagaaaccttatagctgtgatcaatgtgggaagagttttgctgcatctagcactctgactctacaccatagaatacacacaggagagaaaccttatagctgtgatcaatgtggaaagagttttggtcgatctggccagctgacatcacaccagagaatacacacaggagagaaatcttatagctgtgctcaatgtggaaagagttttggtcgatctggccagctgacatcacaccagagaatacacacaggagataaatcttatacctgtggtcaatgtgggaagagttttactacatctagcattctgactgtacaccagagaacacacacaggagataaaccttatacctgtggtcaatgtgggaagagttttactacatctagctctctgactgtacaccagagaatacacacgggagagaaacctcatagctgtgatcaatgtgggaagaggtacactgataaaagatctctgattaaACCTCAGAAAATAcatggagttgtttcatga